A part of Salmo trutta chromosome 15, fSalTru1.1, whole genome shotgun sequence genomic DNA contains:
- the LOC115149011 gene encoding ependymin-2 gives MQDFAFAALSIWLCLGATALAESHGPQHCTSPNMTGVLTVMALTGGEIKATGHYSYDSTDKKLRFTESEMHLNKTEHLEDYLMLFEEGVFYDIDMKNQSCKKMSLHSHAHALELPAGAAHQVELFLGSDTVQEENIKVNIWMGSVAETKGQYSVLTTVGECLPLSTFYSTDSITLLFSNSEVVTEVKAPEMFTLPSFCEAVELEETPKGQKNDFFNIFNTV, from the exons ATGCAGGACTTCGCCTTCGCTGCCCTCTCCATTTGGCTGTGTCTGGGTGCCACCGCCCTGGCAGAGTCCCACGGCCCACAACACTGCA CATCACCTAATATGACTGGGGTCCTGACTGTG ATGGCCCTTACAGGAGGTGAAATCAAGGCAACTGGACATTACAGCTACGACTCTACGGACAAGAAGCTACGTTTCACTGAAAGTGAGATGCACCTCAACAAGACTGAGCATCTGGAGGACTACCTGATGCTGTTTGAAGAG gGGGTCTTCTATGACATTGACATGAAGAACCAGTCCTGTAAGAAGATGTCTCTGCACTCTCATGCTCACGCTCTTGAACTCCCCGCTGGTGCAGCCCATCAGGTTGAGCTGTTTTTGGGGAGTGACACTGTTCAGGAGGAGAACATCAAAGTGAACATATGGATGGGATCTGTGGCAGAGACTAAGG GCCAGTATTCTGTGTTAACTACTGTGGGAGAATGTCTACCACTCAGTACTTTCTACTCAACTGACTCCATCACACTCCTCTTCAG CAATTCTGAAGTGGTCACTGAGGTGAAGGCCCCTGAAATGTTCACTCTACCGTCTTTCTGTGAGGCTGTGGAGCTGGAGGAGACTCCAAAGGGCCAGAAGAATGACTTCTTCAATATTTTCAACACTGTCTGA